One genomic segment of Helianthus annuus cultivar XRQ/B chromosome 14, HanXRQr2.0-SUNRISE, whole genome shotgun sequence includes these proteins:
- the LOC110906551 gene encoding uncharacterized protein LOC110906551 — translation MGGEHRNLIPVSVQKRLTKFYVANLPVRCSGSDLAGVVRVHAEIYDIYIARKRDKMGNRFGFVSLLDVKNMGKMEKTPSNIRMGDYKLSFNVARFTLEDGEINNRQTRKPKIKVATEVTGNPIRRKEIGGEPLVGVRSFKDAVLGRSTEMKDEKVITVQDDFKAYEHVIGKAVIVRMVDFKALREAGGCIREMSAGEGLVQYVGGMFIMVSFPSGEEMERFVRLAKEKVDIFQSVEKWAGQTLPFERVVWLRVQGIPLHLLDNVVINRIGESFGKVVQCGQHDERDSDLSYDYVGVLVSEGRKIVEEVIIQWKGRRYRVWVAEETGDWDTEFLAKDKEEGVPPVNRNQSQASENTVNPVENVFMEGPEIVEGNKEGEDYVHNQNIRDEDVSDFNNQSVGVNMEGFENFAGVSKEVNELVGNGLFTANKDKIVFKKVGRRRMGPYKDRMVSVDDRPSSRKRPRMEIDTNGLDPFGLTFFWA, via the coding sequence ATGGGAGGCGAACACCGGAATCTTATTCCGGTAAGTGTTCAGAAGAGGCTTACGAAATTCTATGTGGCTAACCTTCCGGTTCGTTGTAGTGGAAGCGATTTAGCAGGGGTTGTTCGGGTTCACGCAGAGATTTATGACATCTATATCGCAAGGAAGAGGGACAAGATGGGCAACAGGTTTGGCTTTGTGTCTTTGTTGGACGTGAAGAATATGGGGAAGATGGAGAAAACACCGTCTAATATAAGAATGGGCGATTACAAACTTTCTTTTAATGTGGCAAGATTCACTCTAGAAGATGGGGAAATTAACAACAGGCAAACTCGAAAGCCAAAGATTAAGGTGGCAACGGAGGTTACTGGTAATCCAATTCGAAGGAAGGAGATTGGTGGGGAACCATTAGTGGGGGTGAGATCGTTCAAAGATGCAGTGTTGGGAAGATCTACTGAGATGAAAGACGAGAAGGTCATAACGGTGCAGGATGACTTTAAGGCTTATGAGCATGTTATAGGGAAGGCGGTTATTGTGAGAATGGTTGATTTTAAAGCTCTGAGAGAGGCTGGGGGGTGTATTAGAGAGATGTCAGCAGGGGAGGGGcttgttcaatatgtgggtggcaTGTTTATCATGGTTTCTTTTCCTAGCGGTGAAGAAATGGAACGGTTTGTCAGGTTAGCAAAGGAGAAGGTGGATATTTTTCAATCGGTAGAGAAGTGGGCTGGTCAAACGCTACCGTTTGAGAGAGTGGTATGGCTAAGGGTTCAGGGAATTCCGCTGCATCTTCTAGATAATGTTGTGATCAACCGAATAGGGGAGAGCTTTGGCAAAGTTGTTCAATGTGGGCAGCATGACGAACGGGATTCAGATCTTTCCTATGACTACGTCGGAGTCTTGGTGTCGGAAGGCAGGAAGATAGTAGAAGAGGTGATTATACAATGGAAGGGTCGGCGGTACAGGGTATGGGTGGCAGAGGAGACCGGAGACTGGGATACTGAATTTTTAGCAAAAGATAAGGAAGAAGGAGTGCCTCCGGTTAACCGGAATCAGTCTCAGGCATCGGAAAATACGGTCAACCCTGTGGAGAATGTGTTTATGGAAGGTCCTGAAATCGTGGAAGGAAATAAGGAGGGGGAAGATTATGTCCATAATCAGAATATAAGGGATGAGGATGTTTCCGATTTTAACAATCAATCTGTTGGTGTGAATATGGAAGGTTTCGAGAACTTTGCTGGGGTAAGTAAGGAAGTCAATGAGTTGGTTGGTAACGGTCTATTTACAGCTAATAAagataaaatagtgtttaaaaaaGTGGGTAGAAGGCGTATGGGCCCATATAAGGATAGGATGGTGTCGGTTGATGATAGGCCCAGTTCTAGAAAAAGGCCCAGAATGGAGATTGATACCAACGGTTTAGACCCATTTGGGTTGACGTTCTTTTGGGCCTGA
- the LOC110906553 gene encoding uncharacterized protein LOC110906553, whose product MALTRRHIYVEDGSCSLCGSGDEDVMHLFTGCGFSSGVWSLVGQWCKIDPILAFHFNDLLGMHELIEGGKWAKKVIRGIMMVTCWAIWKSRNDKIFRGSSPRVIDVVAMVKACSFLWLKNRSNFGCIVWKDWALNPLYML is encoded by the coding sequence ATGGCGCTGACTAGAAGACATATTTATGTGGAAGATGGCTCTTGTAGTTTGTGTGGTTCAGGAGACGAAGATGTTATGCATTTGTTCACCGGGTGCGGGTTCTCTTCTGGAGTGTGGTCCTTAGTGGGTCAGTGGTGCAAAATCGATCCTATTTTGGCGTTTCACTTTAATGATCTGTTGGGAATGCATGAGTTGATTGAAGGGGGTAAATGGGCGAAAAAGGTGATTCGAGGTATCATGATGGTTACTTGCTGGGCTATATGGAAGAGCCGAAATGATAAAATCTTTCGGGGGTCTTCGCCGAGGGTGATTGACGTCGTGGCTATGGTTAAGGCTTGTTCTTTTTTGTGGTTAAAAAATAGATCTAATTTTGGTTGTATTGTGTGGAAGGATTGGGCGTTGAATCCATTGTATATGTTGTAG